ACTGGTTTATTGGGTTTTATTCGACATGCCCATTTCAGTTCAAGTTTTTTGTGACTGAAGGCGCAATCCCGGAGGTAGAGATTGATCAGGTTCTGGTATGGCATTCCCAACTCAGTCGCGAGTCCCTTGAAGTAGGATACCGTATCCTTATCCAACCGGATGGTAATTGGTTGTTTCAAGCGGCCGATATAGGGATTTTTTCGCCCCTTCATTTTCGAGAAGTCGTAATGTGTTCTCATAATGTCACCTCTGGTAATCTTTTG
Above is a genomic segment from bacterium containing:
- a CDS encoding CopG family antitoxin gives rise to the protein MRTHYDFSKMKGRKNPYIGRLKQPITIRLDKDTVSYFKGLATELGMPYQNLINLYLRDCAFSHKKLELKWACRIKPNKPVKTPIKPAL